tgtggaatttgggaaaaccacaaACATGGCAAAGAGCAATTTAGCCTTCAATTAACAGACTACAAATCTCGAAATTAGACGTGCTCTCGCACTCCACGTCCTACGATGTTATGTAATGTCTTTAGAAACTACAACAAAACCTAAATACTGTCTAACAAGTCAGGATCAATAAGGAGAGCGGGGAGTTTGAATCCAATGCAGGCCTGCCACAGATAGGGGGAAGTAGACATACATGCATCTATCAACTAGAACAGAAACTACCAACAACGGATACAAGGTGAATTCAAAGGTGGATGAACACCCAAAAAGAACAGTCTCTATAGGTGTGAATGCAGGAAGGCTCAGTGTAACAGTAACGGACACCAATTACAGGAAGCATTCCAATAAACTTCATCCAGGGAAGATACTGGAACTGGGTATACTTACAGCAAGAAACTTCTTCAGCTCTCTCCCTGACGCAATTTCTCGCAGTAGAGCAAGAGCACGATTAACTTCGATCCTCAGGGCAGAAGCCACCTGAAGGATGGGTTCCTCTGGGATGTGGACTTCTGGGATATGAGGAGATTTTCTGTCACAATGATAGAGAACCACATCCTCAGCACGGTGATCAAATAATATGAAGAATAAATTAAAACTGTGATTTGGATCAGCTTACTTATTGATAAAGGTGGTTGCATTTGACCACAAGAATAAGACTGCAAGAGTGATGATCAAGATGTGGCAGATTAAAGTGAGCAGGTGGTACTCAAGCAATTCGAAAAGAACCCAGATAGCAGTCACTCCTCCAAGTACAGTAGCAGATATCTTCTTGTTCCTCCACAAGAATACATCAGCAGCTGCAACAATAAGATACATATTCAATCAATCACAATTTAGTTGGCATCACCAATCAGTTATGTGTTCAAATAAGTATTTCCAGGGTCAAACTCTCCACGTAATAAGAAATTAAAATCATTACTTCAAGGAAAAACCTTTATACATAATCCAGTCTCTTATATGCTTCACTTAAATAGCACATAGCAACTAGCATTTTATATGCAATAATTTTTACAGCTGACCTCACAGATAAAAAAGATCAGAATTTTAAATATTGAAGAACCTTAATATACATGAAAAGCATCCACCATCATGCTCCACTTAGATCAGACAAAGAACTCATGGTTGCTCAGTAGCTCTAAACAAACCCACATGTACGAGCACGAGTGTTTTTTTCTTTGTGCTCCTTTTCAAATGACATGTTTTTTGCATCTGAAGACTCCTAAAGATAACTCCCCAAAACTCTAAACTGTAATTAGCTCCTTAACCACCAATCATTTTAACCCAAATTCAAATCATTcaacaaataaaaaaaacaaaacatggatattagGCAGCTCGCATGCTCTTTTTCAAACACCTACACCAGCATTATAACAAGTTCAACGGGTCTGAATATTCCTTCAGATACGTCAAGAACCCTAAACCGTAATCAAGAGATTCAAGACCTCAACCACCAATCACtttcatttcaaaaaaaaaactcaatcaTTAACCTACAACAGGAGAAATTTGAACTCTTGTTTGCTCAATTGACTTAAACAAGCACCTGAACGAGAATGACAATTCATTTGGATCTGAAAATTCTTTAAACCCTAAACCCCATCAATTCCTCAACCACCAGTCACTTGAACTAAAAATCCAATATTTTCAGTAGGCAGATATATGAAATTTTAACTTTTTGCTCCAACCAAAGAGCATGAAAACAACTATATGGACTTGGATATTCTTCAAGATCCGCCCTATTAAAATTCCGCAACCCCCAATCACTTCCATCCAAGCAAAAATTCAATCTTCACAGTGGAAAAAAGCACATAAGCAATAGAAAATTTAAACTCTTGATCACTCAGTTGCTGTTAAAAAACACGTCTATGGACCTGAATATTCTATAAGATCCTTCAAAAAAcctataaataaataataaaaacagTCAAAGCTTAGAGAAACAGAGAATAAAAAACAGAATATTCTTTAAGATCCTTGAAAACCCTTTTATCATTTCTCAACCACAAAACCCAAATTCTTTAGTCTATTAAGTAAATAATAAACACATAAAAGAATAGAACCGTACGTTTGCCACCACCAAACACCTTGTGAACCGGTTTTTCTCTTCCAAATAACCTCCATACTTTGTTCTTCAACGACGACGTTTCCGGTTCAGCCGTTACTTCAGGTTTAACTGCCGGTTTTTTTGTCTCGTTATCTGAATCcgatgatgatgacgacgatgAATCGTCACCGTGAATTTTGTCGGTGATCTTCTCAATGAACGACTCTCCTTTAGGATCCGAATTATCAACGTGTTCTGCCATTTTCCTGATTCGGAGCTCCGATTCGTTTATTACTAATATGAAAAGACTCTGAGCAAGTGAAAAGAAATGAATTTTATTGTATTGAAGAGAAAGTTGTGGAAATAATTTTgatatttatgtttttgaaaCGGTGAAGTTACCGAGGTATGTCCTAGCCTCAGGTTCGGTACTCCCGAACCTAAATTTAGTTAATTTGAAATATCCCCTCCCGTCTTTTTCGTCCAGATATatagaagaaaataaataagatGCTTTGATAAAAATGTAATTATTAGACCTAAAATTCAATCTCAGAAATATTATTAGTTGGAACTTGGAAGACAAGTTCTTTTAGTGCTAATAATTATTTTATATGCTTTTAATTATTTTCAGTATAACTGGTTAATCTTAAATAGTAATCCGTCTCGATCAACAATTTTTTGATTTAAGAGTCTATCAAATACTTTTGTGGGTAATTTGAACTGAAGTATAAGCCAAAttaatcatgatatataaattgATATTATTTTATATAATATTGGTTTGCAAAATTCTACATCATTAGTTAATTTTTATATAACTTTATATGAGGTTTAGTGTCGATAAGAAAACATAATTTACCTATTTTAATTCGACAAACGGTAAATAGTTAATTTGAGATaaattcaaattttttaaattaaCTAATTCATTACATGTGATTTTGATATAGTTTACGCCATTTCCTTACTATTAATATAAAAAGTCAACTAATTCATCAACCAAAATTCATTACATGTAATTTGAAACTCCCTTACTAATAATATAATAAATTACTTAATATATTAAAATAATAAATCCGGGATGGAAAGTTTTGAATTTTGAAAATGTTCTGAAAAGTTTTAATAGATGTgaataggggtgtcaaatgggcgggttgggctaAAATTGACCCAATCAAAATGGGCTGAAGTAGTAAATGGGTTGGGTTAATATTGACCAAAAAGTTACTTGGCCTAAAATGGattgggctgaaatgggctaaaaatgaGCTGGGTCATGACCTGCCCAACTTGATCCAGtttttttgaagggtctattttctagaaaaatatttttcttgaaaattattttcgtggatttttcgtgaaaaatatttttgaggaaaacatttttcgtggtaaaattttcaagaaaaatatttttcatgaaaaatatttcccttcatattaaacatatttttgtgaaaaatatttcccttcatattaaacataccacaaacttataagatacatgatacaagaaaagtgtatatataaaaaaactaaagtaaatctcaagcaataaatccaaatttaagtaaatcttaaaaatgggctAAAATTAGGCTAATTTAGAGATCACTTTAAAATAAGCTATGTTGAATTGGGCTAAAATTAGCTTGATATAAAAATATCTTGAGCAATTCATAAAATTTTAGGCGATTTAGGCGAACCGTCACCTTTTGAGTCAAATTTGACGCGCTACGTGTGAGACACAAGTATGAGTAGTTGTGTGAGGCTATCTATCTTTTTGACAAATGGATCTGTAGACCCACAAAAAGTCAAGGTTCTTTTCCTGCCAGTCTCTCTCTCCATTGTGCACCCTCAAGCATGAAGCTGCTGCTTCATCTCTCCTACCCCCTCCCTCTCTCAATTCTACTATTTGTTTACTAAATTtagattttattttaattttctcTCCTTTTCGCTTCACCATCTTTCTTCACTTTCTCTTGCTGAAGAAAATTCAATTGGTATGTTAATTTTAGAGTTAATACTTCAAAATTTCTCTAAATTATCAATGTTTTATTAGTTTAATATTTacatttacatttacattatgTGGTGTTGTTACCTCTCTGAATTATAACTATTTTTTTTACCTAAGACCCCTTTGCAGTGTCAAGTAGCAATGAAAGTGACCTCACACTTTTTATAGTGTGTGAGAGCTggaaatatgtaaaaaaaaaaatagaatttatGTGGCATTATTATTTTCCTCTTTCTtaattcattttctttctttttcaaaatcTACATGTTTTTCTAATAACAGTAAACTAATTGAAATCAATAAccttaaaataataataacataCAATAAAATAATCAAAAAAATTTAGTTAAAAATCATGATTGAATTTTATCATAATAGTAAACTCagtttttaaaaataatattaatactaAAAGATAAGTATCAGAAATTGGCATTAAAgcgtaaaaaatatttttctcatttattCCTGGTTTATCTAaatttcttgatttatttttcttcttgttcttcaaAAATTTTCAGTTGAAAACTCATATTTCTGAAAAACAGCGGACCTAACTGCAAATTAGAATAAAATGTACTCAATAATAATAAACCTAACCAAAAAGTTTGAATAATAAAACATACATAAAATAAATGTTGTGCGCGCTACGGATTACGTCTTTTTAATTGAGTctaccagttttttttttttgttacaaaaaTGAATGTAAAATGTCATATAGATGCTCTTTATGAAAACAATATGCACCCCATAGTTTAAGTGCTAAATTAAAACGTGGGTCGTTTGGAGGGATTTTGAGGTATTAATTCTTAATTTCAAGCACCGTTTAAATGTAGGAAAgatattttttcttttaattgtTTTTCCTAAGAGATGCATTATGGGGGTATGTCGATTTGGTGGCACCGTGCGACTTTTCTGACACCCATAATAAAACTTAGCATAAACTAATCTCCACAATATACAAAAAGAAAGTTATTATGTAAATAATTGGAGCAAACATTTCAAAATGATTTGCTACAACGAGATAATATGAGAGGTACACGGAAAAAAACAGTGGACTTTTAAAAGAAAGGATGAACAGGAGAAAGGGCGATGTGAGTTGTGCCTAATTAAGAAATGAGAAGGTGGGTCCCACAAGTTCCCAAGTGTTAAGCAAGGTATATCGTCACACAAGTATGACATACTCCCTTTCGGtttcaaaaagatttttttttttaatctattctAAAATAATTGttcttttatatatttataaataatttaattttatgagatgatttacagtcataTAAATATCTAAAGCTTATTTTggatcatatatttttaaaaaattcctttaatttttaaattttatgccAAATTAAAAAAGAATAATCTTGTTGAGACAGATGGAGTACATTTTTTTCAAATGTTGTGATCTTTGATCTTAAAAGTTGACGGTGATGATTGAGATGAGGCTTAAGTTTGAGGGCATTTATCAGAATGGGGTGGCGTGGGGGTCACCGACTAGTGAAGAGTTGGGGGACACGTGTCGGCCAAAAGGACGATTGCCGACGGCAACTTTTGATGACTTGGCGGTGGAGATTGGACTTTAATACAGCTGTGTGGGCTCCACGTTACCTGGATATTTAGATTGAGAAAGTAAACACCACGCTgttctttttttaatttgttgTATTTACAAACTGTAACATAAGTAAAGGAAAACATGAGAGAAGAACAGCAAATAAAAGTAGaagtataaagaaaaagaacAAAGAAGAACAGCACAAAAGCCCCAAATGGTTCCTAAAAGTAAAATGACCAGAATCTTCCCTGCGATATAAAACTTTTTAATTGTTTCGTGCTAGTGTTACTGTATTTATATTGAAGTCCGATTAAATTTAAATTTACATTTGAAAATCCTACGAGATAAGGCTTGAATTCGAGATCTCTAATTAAAGATAAAAAACTACTTACTACCTCACCACGACCTTTGTTTATTAAATTAAACTTATTTTTCTCTAAACGATGCAAGGTTTAAATCTGTCTAAGAAGTTTTGTTTTTCCTACAATCCCTTCCCAGGAGAAAAAAATTATACAGAAGAAAACCAATTTACCTTTTTTTGTAAGACTAGAATCAAACTCAATTGAAAAGCATGGAAATGTGAATTTGATAAATAAAAGTAAATTCAATTTATGTCTATATTGTTTTCAATCAAGAAGTCTGCACTTTTTGTGGAAGCAAAAATGTCAAGTACTTCAGCTTTTAAGTAAATTTTTTGTCTGATTTTATTCTAAGATTCCTCCATAAACAATGTTAATGTTAGATTGCAATATATTATTATTGGCTTTGGCAACTAGTTGATGATTTCTTTTGAGCCTTGTACTTTTACTGAATGATCACAATCTTTTATGTAAGGCTCAACCATGTGGTTTCTGAACTTCACGCAGAAGATTGTGAGCATCAAATAAAATGCTTGAGTTAGTACATTATTAAGAAATTATATAACTTGGGAAGTGTTTGAAAAAATTATTTCGATAAAAAGCTAATCATAGTATTAGTATCAAACAACCTAAAATCGAAACGGACGAGTGAGGTTGCCCAAAACTATTATGAAGCCCTTTGTAATGCCCTTGTATAACTAATAATTAAATGATTATACATCTCTAAGATGGTCTCACAGATGTAATTAAATTTTAGAGTTAACAGTAGGAGTTTAGGATGAATATTATAAGTACGGACGAGAGCACAATACAATATAATTTGGTTCTAATACCATATGAAATAATTTAAGAATTCAGTTCTATTACTATCTTTGGAATTTTGGTCTATCTTTGCCCTCCTTTTTTACTAGTACTTCTCAGTTCCTTTACTCATTAGGCCCATCGAAATAATGTTTTGATCAGGCCCACTACGTATGGAGAAACTACAATTATTGGTCCAGATTAAAGCTTCTGAATGGGCCTTAATCTCTTTCAAAATCTTCTTTTAAGCCACGGACAAAATTTGCTGCTAGCTGCTGCTGAGTTCTTACTAATGAAACTTCGTGTGCTTTTAATTTCGAAATGTAAACTAACTCGGAGTTACTGCATTTAAATAGAGAGAATCAGCTAATGTGTTGTCACCTAACTTTGAACCTTGCTTTCTCACAGTTTTCACACACTTTGTTGACGTTAGGCCACGCCATTGAGCCTCTTTCAAACTTACTGCTTTAATTGTATAATATTCAAGTTTCTTCTTCATGCAATTGCAGATGATATTTCATAATTTGTAAATCAAATACATCAAGTATTGTCTACGTTGACCGAAGTAAATTATTGTCAATATTACAGCTAAAAACTCATCAAGACAAAGAAATCTCGGTTAGATTAGTACAATTATTGGTAACATTGTACTGGCAATTGTACAATAAACTCACATTGTATCCTATTTAGTGTTGGATCAAAATGTATAAGACCGAAGAACAAGATCGGTACCAACATTATTGTATGAAATAAGtataattcatgaaaatataacAAATTCATCGGAAAGGCCTAGGTGGTTTTTCTAGGACTGCAGAGAAGAACACTTCACTATCATCTTTATCCAGCTTAGGAACAATAAGCCACTGGAGTTGCTTATACCTGAGAATCTTGAATGCCTCTAAATAATCATTCAGCTCTTCCTTCAAACAGAAAAAGCTATCGATCCATAAAAGTCCACCAGGCCTCAAGACTCTATCGAAATCATACAACACAAAATCCAGCAGCACAAAATCAATCCATCCATCAAGAAACCTCGTCGTGTGGATCAAATCTAGAGTGTTATCGAAGAAAGGCAGTCTCTGATTTATCGTCAAGTAAAGCGGAATTAGCCCTCGAAGAGCAATCATCTCGTTGAATGGTGCACCGAGATTTATAGTTGCAGAAACTATAGTCACATTTTGTTCCCTCATTCGAGCAGCAAAAGTGCCCGTGCCAACGCTGAAATCCAGGCCAATTCTGATCTCTCCGGGCTTAAAATTAAGTATTTCTGTTATCAATATATCAGCTGTCATTTTCGAATTTGAGTCTTGATAGGAATGAACAATCCATCTGGGAGATTCATGATGTGTAAGATTGAAGCAATCTGCGCATTTGAAGAAACCTTTCGCAGTCGAATTTCTAGCCAGGCAAGTAAAATTTTTGCATCTGTATTGACTCCATCTAACATTTTTGTCATCAGGTAACTTCCAAAGGGATTCATTTATAGGGTATGGCTTATTGTACAATTGAGGGGCTCTAGTAAAACATCTTCTTCTTGGTAATGGATCACATCCATGAACCATAAGTTTTTGTGCTAATCTCCAATCATCATTACACATTTCACCAACGTCATAATCCATGTACTCTTCAAGCTCCGATTTCATGGAAAAACAAGCATGGCCTATGCTAGTGAATGTACCATTAGCTCCCATAAAGTTCTGTTTTTTCAACCTATTTGGTT
The sequence above is a segment of the Lycium barbarum isolate Lr01 chromosome 6, ASM1917538v2, whole genome shotgun sequence genome. Coding sequences within it:
- the LOC132645518 gene encoding reticulon-like protein B1, whose amino-acid sequence is MAEHVDNSDPKGESFIEKITDKIHGDDSSSSSSSDSDNETKKPAVKPEVTAEPETSSLKNKVWRLFGREKPVHKVFGGGKPADVFLWRNKKISATVLGGVTAIWVLFELLEYHLLTLICHILIITLAVLFLWSNATTFINKKSPHIPEVHIPEEPILQVASALRIEVNRALALLREIASGRELKKFLAVVAGLWVLSIVGSWCNFLTLFYISFVLLHTVPVLYEKYEDKVDPLAEKAMHEIKKQYAVFDEKVLSKIPRGPFKDKKRE
- the LOC132645519 gene encoding probable methyltransferase At1g29790; translation: MRKSNFIKKLGAWRGIHRLIFIFCILALLICMATFSKIYSFRSFLASNSFCNCNKSCTINHHVDLTLDTVIQKIQHEIDILRQLPNEKVFGKQAMFLADILNLVESVHISLAQNSEPGAVLHSLSRQTEQVNGPSEYFLTEEIRKYVRIKPNRLKKQNFMGANGTFTSIGHACFSMKSELEEYMDYDVGEMCNDDWRLAQKLMVHGCDPLPRRRCFTRAPQLYNKPYPINESLWKLPDDKNVRWSQYRCKNFTCLARNSTAKGFFKCADCFNLTHHESPRWIVHSYQDSNSKMTADILITEILNFKPGEIRIGLDFSVGTGTFAARMREQNVTIVSATINLGAPFNEMIALRGLIPLYLTINQRLPFFDNTLDLIHTTRFLDGWIDFVLLDFVLYDFDRVLRPGGLLWIDSFFCLKEELNDYLEAFKILRYKQLQWLIVPKLDKDDSEVFFSAVLEKPPRPFR